The Arachis hypogaea cultivar Tifrunner chromosome 16, arahy.Tifrunner.gnm2.J5K5, whole genome shotgun sequence genome contains a region encoding:
- the LOC112697817 gene encoding NAC domain-containing protein 68-like isoform X1: MEQEEEPQQNEPPHSHSQSRCVTLPPGCRFHPSEELLLRYYLTNKNGTGNWNGNGGLGFDGSDLIRELDFYDYDPFELPDFACFAYGYGGRRRHWYCFTSVRVSRGERWKRKRKVKSGFWLRRGRVSNVNGVGENVVLGTRTRFVFYMGDSAKNGARTDWVLYEYALVDHVMASYVLCRVFSKPRYKNSASDIGLSCCAEESVSAVRHIGIQHDEHVKLDAVEAKVCDDISIDHNNEICAGGNSDNDNQVKNAHDIDALRCLAGPQGSQQLSIANFYISNNLKSLVRNGAISVGSQLAFLSSLQLPSPFLDLLDLRTHSYDLGCIPLFFPANIIINIRLNVLFFLLNGKTYYCSVETAISKSSSNMSFHPALAFQQTFALACSFASESVHFIL; encoded by the exons ATGGAACAAGAAGAAGAACCACAACAAAATGAGCcacctcactctcactctcaatcTCGGTGCGTGACGCTACCTCCCGGTTGCCGGTTCCATCCTTCGGAGGAGCTTCTATTGCGTTACTACCTGACCAACAAAAACGGCACGGGGAACTGGAATGGTAACGGTGGTTTGGGATTCGATGGTTCTGATTTGATTCGGGAGCTGGATTTTTACGATTACGATCCTTTTGAACTGCCGGATTTTGCGTGCTTTGCGTACGGCTACGGCGGAAGGAGGAGGCACTGGTACTGTTTCACCTCCGTTAGGGTTTCGAGGGGAGAGAggtggaagaggaagaggaaggttAAGAGTGGGTTCTGGTTGAGGAGGGGAAGGGTTTCGAATGTTAACGGTGTTGGGGAGAACGTGGTTTTGGGAACGAGGACGAGGTTCGTTTTCTATATGGGTGATTCGGCGAAGAACGGTGCCAGGACGGATTGGGTTTTGTATGAATACGCATTGGTTGATCATGTTATG GCCTCTTATGTTCTTTGCCGGGTATTTAGTAAGCCTCGTTATAAGAATAGTGCATCAGACATCGGCCTGAGTTGTTGTGCAGAAGAGAGTGTATCAGCAGTGCGCCATATTGGTATTCAGCATGATGAACATGTTAAATTGGATGCCGTTGAAGCTAAAGTATGTGATGATATCTCCATTGACCACAACAATGAAATATGTGCTGGTGGAAACAGCGATAATGATAATCAAGTTAAGAATGCACATGATATAGATGCTCTACGTTGTTTGGCGGGTCCTCAGGGCAGTCAGCAG CTATCAATTGCAAACTTCTACATCAGCAATAATCTGAAAAGTCTAGTCAGAAATGGGGCTATCAGTGTCGGGAGTCAATTAGCGTTTCTATCTTCTTTACAATTACCTTCCCCCTTTTTAGATTTGCTAGATTTGAGAACTCATTCATATGATCTTGGTTGCATTCCCCTTTTTTTCCCTGCTAATATCATTATTAATATTAGATTAAATGTGTTATTCTTTCTTCTGAATGGGAAAACATATTACTGTTCAGTAGAAACCGCTATAAGTAAATCTAGCAGTAATATGTCCTTCCATCCAGCTCTTGCTTTCCAGCAGACTTTTGCTTTAGCATGCTCTTTTGCCAGTGAATCtgttcatttcattttgtaa
- the LOC112697817 gene encoding NAC domain-containing protein 71-like isoform X2, translating into MEQEEEPQQNEPPHSHSQSRCVTLPPGCRFHPSEELLLRYYLTNKNGTGNWNGNGGLGFDGSDLIRELDFYDYDPFELPDFACFAYGYGGRRRHWYCFTSVRVSRGERWKRKRKVKSGFWLRRGRVSNVNGVGENVVLGTRTRFVFYMGDSAKNGARTDWVLYEYALVDHVMASYVLCRVFSKPRYKNSASDIGLSCCAEESVSAVRHIGIQHDEHVKLDAVEAKVCDDISIDHNNEICAGGNSDNDNQVKNAHDIDALRCLAGPQGSQQERLPLLPSSSTMFIEAISSPQQLLSITEEDFIELNDLT; encoded by the exons ATGGAACAAGAAGAAGAACCACAACAAAATGAGCcacctcactctcactctcaatcTCGGTGCGTGACGCTACCTCCCGGTTGCCGGTTCCATCCTTCGGAGGAGCTTCTATTGCGTTACTACCTGACCAACAAAAACGGCACGGGGAACTGGAATGGTAACGGTGGTTTGGGATTCGATGGTTCTGATTTGATTCGGGAGCTGGATTTTTACGATTACGATCCTTTTGAACTGCCGGATTTTGCGTGCTTTGCGTACGGCTACGGCGGAAGGAGGAGGCACTGGTACTGTTTCACCTCCGTTAGGGTTTCGAGGGGAGAGAggtggaagaggaagaggaaggttAAGAGTGGGTTCTGGTTGAGGAGGGGAAGGGTTTCGAATGTTAACGGTGTTGGGGAGAACGTGGTTTTGGGAACGAGGACGAGGTTCGTTTTCTATATGGGTGATTCGGCGAAGAACGGTGCCAGGACGGATTGGGTTTTGTATGAATACGCATTGGTTGATCATGTTATG GCCTCTTATGTTCTTTGCCGGGTATTTAGTAAGCCTCGTTATAAGAATAGTGCATCAGACATCGGCCTGAGTTGTTGTGCAGAAGAGAGTGTATCAGCAGTGCGCCATATTGGTATTCAGCATGATGAACATGTTAAATTGGATGCCGTTGAAGCTAAAGTATGTGATGATATCTCCATTGACCACAACAATGAAATATGTGCTGGTGGAAACAGCGATAATGATAATCAAGTTAAGAATGCACATGATATAGATGCTCTACGTTGTTTGGCGGGTCCTCAGGGCAGTCAGCAG GAAAGGCTTCCTTTACTCCCCAGCAGTAGTACAATGTTCATTGAAGCAATTTCATCTCCACAACAATTACTTTCCATCACGGAGGAAGACTTCATAGAGTTGAATGATCTTACATGA